The following proteins are encoded in a genomic region of Streptomyces sp. NBC_01723:
- a CDS encoding PPOX class F420-dependent oxidoreductase codes for MTTHSGDAAVTTDARNSAATFDEPVRALLDGKNFASVATLGPDGAPQNSVVWIKREGDTVLFSSVDGRQKVRNLRRDPRISLSVYDLANPYTSVEIRGTAEIVPDEGKRLPRDLSHKYLGIDPPAEKDEETRVIIRVVPRKIVSFSA; via the coding sequence ATGACCACTCACTCCGGCGATGCCGCCGTCACCACCGATGCCCGCAACTCCGCCGCCACCTTCGACGAGCCGGTCCGCGCCCTCCTGGACGGCAAGAACTTCGCCTCGGTCGCCACGCTCGGTCCCGACGGCGCCCCGCAGAACTCCGTGGTCTGGATCAAGCGCGAGGGCGACACCGTGCTCTTCTCCTCCGTGGACGGACGGCAGAAGGTGCGCAACCTCCGCCGGGATCCGCGCATCAGCCTGTCGGTCTACGACCTCGCCAACCCGTACACCTCGGTGGAGATCCGCGGCACCGCCGAGATCGTCCCCGACGAGGGGAAGAGACTTCCGCGCGACCTCTCGCACAAGTACCTCGGCATCGATCCGCCGGCGGAGAAGGACGAGGAGACCCGTGTGATCATCCGTGTCGTGCCACGGAAGATCGTGAGCTTCTCGGCCTGA
- a CDS encoding magnesium and cobalt transport protein CorA, translating into MTMAGNLRKVTGLGKVGGLRKVAQLGRRRRRVDLSHPVRSPLGSSVVNCVTYRDGVRTPEGGDPVDVVARMRKRAAGFVWLGLHEPTDQEFAGVAELFDLHPLAVEDAIEAHQRPKVERYGETLFAVFKTVCYVEHEELTATSEVVSTGEIMVFVGQDFVITVRHGRHGSLGPLREELESDPAQLAKGPSAVLHAIADHVVDDFLTVIDSVQADVDHVETEVFAENGARVDPGRIYQLKRELLELRRAVVPLSRPLEELATRPFRVVDPEIQAYFRDVSDHLLRAGEQIAAFDELLNSILQAHLARVTVAQNEDMRKITAWAAIVAVPTMVCGVYGMNFDHMPELRWRYGYGLVIGVIAVACLALHRGFRRNGWL; encoded by the coding sequence ATGACCATGGCAGGGAATCTGCGCAAGGTCACCGGCCTGGGAAAGGTCGGCGGCCTGCGCAAGGTGGCACAGCTGGGCCGCCGCCGACGGCGGGTGGACCTGAGCCACCCGGTCCGCTCCCCGCTGGGTTCCTCGGTGGTGAACTGCGTGACCTACCGGGACGGTGTCCGCACCCCCGAGGGCGGCGATCCGGTCGACGTGGTAGCCAGGATGCGCAAGCGCGCTGCGGGCTTCGTCTGGCTCGGCCTGCACGAGCCGACGGACCAGGAGTTCGCCGGCGTCGCGGAGCTGTTCGATCTGCACCCGCTGGCGGTGGAGGACGCGATCGAGGCCCACCAGCGGCCGAAGGTCGAGCGGTACGGCGAGACGCTCTTCGCCGTGTTCAAGACCGTCTGCTACGTGGAGCACGAGGAGCTGACGGCCACCAGTGAGGTGGTCAGCACCGGCGAGATCATGGTGTTCGTCGGCCAGGACTTCGTGATCACCGTGCGCCACGGACGGCACGGCTCCCTGGGTCCGCTGCGAGAGGAGCTGGAGTCCGATCCCGCGCAGCTCGCCAAGGGGCCGTCGGCGGTGCTGCACGCGATCGCGGACCACGTGGTGGACGACTTCCTGACCGTCATCGACTCGGTCCAGGCGGACGTCGACCATGTGGAGACGGAGGTGTTCGCGGAGAACGGCGCGCGGGTCGACCCGGGGCGGATCTACCAGCTCAAGCGTGAACTGCTCGAACTGAGGCGGGCCGTGGTACCGCTCAGCCGGCCGCTGGAGGAGCTGGCCACACGGCCGTTCCGGGTGGTCGACCCGGAGATACAGGCGTACTTCCGTGACGTCTCCGACCACCTGCTGCGGGCCGGCGAGCAGATCGCCGCGTTCGACGAGCTGCTCAACTCCATCCTCCAGGCACACCTCGCCCGCGTGACGGTCGCGCAGAACGAGGACATGCGGAAGATCACCGCCTGGGCGGCGATCGTCGCCGTCCCCACGATGGTCTGCGGGGTGTACGGCATGAACTTCGACCACATGCCCGAGCTGCGCTGGCGATACGGATACGGCCTGGTCATCGGGGTGATAGCCGTCGCCTGCCTGGCGCTGCACCGCGGCTTCCGGCGCAACGGCTGGCTCTGA
- a CDS encoding uridine kinase: MRLEAITWDRLGDQLAERLLDLEPADGSAWTRVALDGAPAARPGDLAERVSEALRVRGRPSLVVGTEDFLRPASLRLEYGHRDTESYYNGWYDIGALWREVFDPLGPEGNGRALPDLWDPVTDRATRSPHVQLPPGGVLLLHGPFLLRHWFPLDLSVHLVLTPGALRRRTTETEQWTLPAFERYDEETDPAGTADIVVRADDPRHPAWSG, encoded by the coding sequence GTGCGACTGGAAGCGATCACCTGGGACCGGCTCGGCGACCAGCTCGCCGAGCGCCTGCTCGACCTCGAACCCGCGGACGGCAGCGCATGGACCCGCGTCGCCCTCGACGGTGCCCCCGCCGCCCGCCCCGGCGATCTCGCCGAACGAGTCTCCGAGGCGCTGCGCGTCCGCGGCCGACCCTCCCTCGTCGTCGGGACGGAGGACTTCCTGCGCCCCGCCTCGCTGCGCCTGGAGTACGGGCACCGGGACACCGAGTCCTACTACAACGGCTGGTACGACATCGGTGCCCTGTGGCGCGAGGTCTTCGACCCCCTCGGGCCCGAGGGGAACGGGCGGGCGCTGCCCGACTTGTGGGACCCGGTCACCGACCGCGCCACCCGCAGTCCCCACGTCCAACTCCCTCCCGGCGGTGTGCTGCTGCTGCACGGCCCGTTCCTGCTGCGTCACTGGTTCCCCCTCGACCTGAGCGTCCATCTCGTCCTCACCCCCGGAGCACTGCGCCGCCGGACCACGGAGACCGAGCAGTGGACCCTGCCTGCCTTCGAGCGCTACGACGAGGAGACCGACCCGGCCGGCACCGCCGACATCGTGGTGCGGGCCGACGATCCACGGCATCCCGCGTGGAGCGGCTGA